From the Streptomyces nigrescens genome, one window contains:
- a CDS encoding cupin domain-containing protein → MSVVNLFRAAAALPDAWSSRPLGEVGTACVKVLRMDELPVEEEAHGTAEVLLVLDGRLELSVEDAEVTVGPGEMYVVKAGVRHAVRPGSRGTLVIVEVPERSGIDGPLAADGLQGAGPPAPSPADQALQGTGHSG, encoded by the coding sequence ATGAGTGTGGTCAACCTGTTCCGGGCCGCGGCCGCGCTGCCGGACGCCTGGAGCTCTCGTCCACTGGGTGAGGTGGGGACGGCCTGCGTCAAGGTGCTGCGGATGGATGAACTGCCGGTTGAGGAGGAAGCACACGGCACCGCCGAAGTTCTGCTCGTACTCGACGGCAGGCTGGAACTGAGCGTGGAGGATGCCGAGGTGACAGTGGGGCCGGGCGAGATGTACGTGGTGAAGGCGGGCGTCCGGCATGCCGTTCGCCCGGGGAGCCGGGGCACCTTGGTGATCGTGGAAGTACCCGAGAGGTCTGGGATCGACGGGCCCCTTGCGGCCGACGGCCTTCAGGGGGCCGGACCGCCGGCCCCCTCCCCGGCTGACCAAGCGCTGCAGGGCACCGGCCATTCGGGGTGA
- the pulA gene encoding pullulanase-type alpha-1,6-glucosidase, translating to MPSTTRRSRRFRRRLAAMVALVLGTATLLVSSPQQPAQAAPPPPDKALAHWIDRDTVIWKGAERSAAQLEFGAGGTRIRLAPGALTPAERAAYPHLASYPAFTVDPRDRHLAPDALRGKLLAAQRTADGRRATTGVQIPGVLDDLYGARAQHAPLGPVFGRDGRPALSVWAPTARTVALELDGRTVPMRRDDRTGVWRVQGARDWAGKPYRYLVTVWAPSVGKTVTNKVTDPYSTALTADSARSLVTDLDDPELAPDGWARLTKPAAVPLRRARIQELHVRDFSVEDRTSGHPGQYLAFTDRRSDGMRHLRSLARSGTSYVHLLPAFDFATTPERPADQSRPGCDLASYAPDSDRQQDCVGKTAARDAYNWGYDPLHYTVPEGSYASDPEGTARTVEFRRMVQGLNRAGLRTVMDVVYNHTAADGQDPHSVLDRIVPGYYQRLLDDGGVATSTCCSGTAPEHTMMGKLVVDSVVTWAKEYKVDGFRFDLMGHHPKANILAVRKALDALTPEKDGVDGKKIILYGEGWNFGEAANDARFVQATQRNMAGTGIATFSDRARDAVRGGGPFDADPRVQGFASGLYTDPNSSAGNGTPAEQRARLLHYQDLLKVGLTGNLADYTFTDTTGRRVKGSEVDYNGAPAGYAAAPGDALAYADAHDNETLYDALAYKLPPHTGAADRGRMQVLALATAALSQGPALSQAGSDLLRSKSLDRNSFDSGDWYNALHWNCADGNGFGRGLPPAADNKDKWPYARPLLADPALWPGCDTLHSTSAAYRDLLRIHATEPAFGLSSTAAVQSQLSFPLSGKDETPGVITMRLGNLVVVLNATPSPQHQTVRDLAGAPYALHPVQARGTDRTTATASYAPASGTFTVPARTVAVFRRG from the coding sequence ATGCCCTCCACCACCCGCCGGTCCCGCCGGTTCCGCCGGCGCTTGGCCGCCATGGTCGCCCTGGTCCTCGGTACGGCGACCCTGCTGGTCTCGTCCCCGCAGCAACCGGCTCAGGCGGCGCCGCCCCCTCCGGACAAGGCTCTGGCCCACTGGATCGACCGCGACACCGTCATCTGGAAGGGCGCCGAACGCTCCGCCGCCCAGCTGGAGTTCGGGGCTGGCGGTACCCGTATCCGGCTTGCGCCGGGGGCCCTCACTCCGGCCGAGCGGGCCGCCTACCCTCACCTGGCCTCGTACCCGGCCTTCACCGTTGACCCCCGCGACCGCCATCTGGCTCCCGACGCCCTGCGTGGCAAGCTCCTGGCAGCCCAGCGCACGGCGGACGGGCGGCGCGCCACCACCGGCGTCCAGATACCCGGCGTTCTGGACGACCTCTACGGGGCCCGTGCCCAACATGCCCCGCTGGGGCCGGTGTTCGGCCGCGACGGCCGGCCCGCCCTGTCCGTCTGGGCGCCCACCGCCCGCACCGTCGCCCTGGAACTCGACGGCCGTACGGTCCCGATGCGGCGCGACGACCGCACCGGAGTCTGGCGGGTCCAGGGGGCGCGCGACTGGGCCGGAAAGCCGTACCGCTACCTCGTCACGGTCTGGGCGCCCAGCGTGGGCAAGACCGTCACCAACAAGGTCACCGACCCCTACTCCACCGCGCTGACCGCGGACTCGGCCCGCAGCCTCGTCACCGATCTCGACGACCCGGAGCTCGCTCCGGACGGCTGGGCACGGCTGACGAAGCCCGCCGCGGTGCCGCTGCGCCGGGCCCGTATCCAGGAGCTGCACGTCCGCGACTTCTCCGTCGAGGACCGCACCTCCGGCCACCCGGGGCAGTACCTCGCCTTCACCGACCGGCGCTCGGACGGGATGCGGCATCTGCGCTCCCTCGCCCGGTCCGGTACCTCCTACGTCCACCTGCTGCCCGCCTTCGACTTCGCCACCACCCCCGAGCGGCCCGCCGACCAGTCCCGCCCCGGCTGCGATCTCGCCTCGTACGCCCCCGACTCCGACCGCCAGCAGGACTGCGTCGGGAAGACCGCCGCCCGCGACGCCTACAACTGGGGCTACGACCCGCTGCACTACACCGTCCCCGAGGGGTCCTACGCCTCCGACCCGGAGGGCACGGCCCGCACCGTCGAGTTCCGGCGCATGGTCCAGGGCCTCAACCGCGCCGGGCTGCGCACCGTCATGGACGTCGTCTACAACCACACCGCCGCCGACGGCCAGGACCCGCACTCCGTACTGGACCGCATCGTCCCCGGCTACTACCAGCGGCTGCTCGACGACGGCGGGGTGGCCACCTCCACCTGCTGTTCCGGCACCGCGCCCGAACACACCATGATGGGCAAGCTCGTCGTCGACTCGGTCGTCACCTGGGCCAAGGAGTACAAGGTCGACGGTTTCCGCTTCGACCTCATGGGCCACCATCCCAAGGCCAATATCCTCGCTGTCAGGAAGGCCCTCGACGCGCTGACCCCGGAAAAGGACGGCGTTGACGGCAAGAAGATCATCCTCTACGGCGAGGGCTGGAACTTCGGCGAGGCCGCGAACGACGCCCGCTTCGTCCAGGCTACCCAGCGGAACATGGCCGGCACCGGTATCGCCACCTTCAGCGACCGGGCCCGGGACGCGGTGCGCGGCGGCGGCCCCTTCGACGCCGACCCCCGCGTCCAGGGCTTCGCCTCGGGCCTGTACACCGACCCCAACTCATCGGCCGGGAACGGCACTCCGGCCGAGCAGCGCGCCCGCCTCCTCCACTACCAGGATCTCCTCAAGGTCGGTCTCACCGGCAACCTCGCCGACTACACCTTCACCGACACCACCGGCCGCCGCGTCAAGGGCTCCGAGGTCGACTACAACGGCGCTCCGGCCGGCTACGCCGCCGCCCCCGGTGACGCGCTCGCCTACGCCGACGCCCACGACAACGAAACCCTCTACGACGCGCTCGCCTACAAACTCCCGCCGCACACCGGCGCCGCCGACCGCGGCCGTATGCAGGTCCTGGCCCTCGCCACCGCGGCCCTCTCGCAAGGCCCCGCGCTCTCCCAGGCGGGCTCCGACCTCCTCCGCTCCAAGTCCCTGGACCGCAACTCCTTCGACAGCGGCGACTGGTACAACGCCCTGCACTGGAACTGCGCCGACGGCAACGGCTTCGGCCGCGGCCTGCCCCCGGCCGCCGACAACAAGGACAAGTGGCCCTACGCCCGGCCCCTGCTGGCCGACCCCGCACTCTGGCCCGGCTGCGACACGCTCCACAGCACGTCGGCCGCCTACCGCGACCTGCTCCGCATCCACGCCACCGAACCGGCCTTCGGCCTGTCCAGCACCGCCGCGGTCCAGTCGCAGCTCTCCTTCCCCCTCTCCGGTAAGGACGAGACCCCCGGCGTGATCACCATGCGCCTCGGCAACCTCGTCGTCGTCCTCAACGCCACCCCGTCCCCACAGCACCAGACCGTCCGCGACCTCGCGGGCGCCCCCTACGCCCTGCACCCCGTCCAGGCCCGGGGCACGGACCGCACCACCGCCACCGCGTCCTACGCACCCGCCTCGGGCACCTTCACGGTCCCGGCCCGCACGGTGGCGGTCTTCCGCCGGGGCTGA
- a CDS encoding TetR/AcrR family transcriptional regulator, whose translation MTTGTRRRMGVEERREQLIAVALDLFSHRSPEDVSIDEVAEAAGISRPLVYHYFPGKQQLYEAALRRAAEELTARFVEPHEGPLGARLLRVMERFFDFVAEHGPGFSALMRGGPAIGSTRTGAMIDSVRQAAYEQILAHLGIPDPAPRLELVVRSWVSLAETTALLWLDGRRVPRAELERQLVHDFAALAAVSAAYDDQMAEVVRRVLADEPADGMFADLVLRLGRFA comes from the coding sequence ATGACCACCGGGACGCGCCGCAGAATGGGCGTCGAGGAGCGGCGTGAGCAGCTGATCGCTGTCGCACTCGACCTCTTCAGCCACCGTTCCCCGGAGGATGTGTCGATCGACGAGGTCGCCGAGGCGGCCGGTATCTCCCGCCCGCTCGTCTACCACTACTTCCCCGGCAAGCAGCAGCTGTACGAGGCCGCGCTGCGACGGGCCGCCGAGGAGCTCACGGCCCGTTTCGTGGAGCCGCACGAAGGCCCGCTCGGCGCCCGGCTGTTGCGCGTCATGGAGCGGTTCTTCGACTTCGTGGCCGAACACGGCCCCGGCTTCTCGGCACTGATGCGCGGCGGCCCCGCGATCGGTTCGACCCGCACCGGCGCGATGATCGACAGCGTCCGGCAGGCCGCCTACGAACAGATCCTCGCCCATCTCGGCATCCCCGACCCCGCCCCCCGGCTGGAGTTGGTGGTCCGCTCCTGGGTCTCCCTGGCCGAGACCACCGCACTGCTGTGGCTCGACGGCCGCCGCGTACCGCGCGCGGAGCTGGAACGGCAGCTGGTGCACGATTTCGCTGCGCTGGCGGCGGTGAGTGCGGCCTACGACGACCAGATGGCCGAGGTCGTCCGCCGCGTCCTGGCCGACGAGCCCGCGGACGGGATGTTCGCGGATCTTGTGCTCCGCCTAGGGAGATTTGCTTAG
- a CDS encoding PDR/VanB family oxidoreductase: protein MPRTPRVRTVVLVAAAALAARRALRRRVRASPLWPLPALEHPVSGQGRKAPETRQLTVVERTEEAEGVIRLRLAGEDLPAWEPGAHLDLLLPSGAVRQYSLCGEPAKKPDSYTIAARLIEDGRGGSREVHERLHEGTVVEVRGPRNRFPLRDSPAYVFLAGGIGITPVLPMVRQAERAGVPWRLLYCGRSRASMPFLAELKELAGADGDRLTVVAEDEDGRPDLAAALAGAPPQAAVYCCGPEPLMDAVAALLPAVTEGLTLHTERFTAAAPSPAGGNAPFEVELHRTGRTVAVPADTSVLRAIRDQALPDLPYSCERGFCGTCQQRVLSGEVDHRDDLLTDTERNDSLLICVSRARGGRLVLDL from the coding sequence ATGCCCCGGACACCCCGCGTACGCACCGTCGTACTGGTCGCCGCGGCAGCACTGGCCGCCCGGCGCGCGCTGCGCCGACGGGTCCGGGCCTCCCCCCTGTGGCCGCTGCCCGCGCTGGAACACCCGGTCTCCGGGCAGGGCCGCAAGGCACCGGAGACCCGGCAGTTGACAGTGGTGGAGCGTACGGAGGAGGCCGAGGGCGTGATCCGGCTGCGCCTGGCGGGCGAGGACCTTCCGGCCTGGGAGCCGGGCGCACACCTCGATCTGCTCCTCCCCTCGGGAGCCGTCCGCCAGTACTCACTCTGCGGGGAGCCCGCAAAAAAGCCCGACTCCTACACCATCGCCGCCCGGCTGATCGAGGACGGCCGGGGCGGCTCGCGCGAGGTGCACGAGCGGCTGCACGAGGGGACGGTCGTCGAGGTCCGCGGCCCCCGCAACCGCTTCCCGCTCCGGGACAGCCCCGCCTATGTCTTCCTCGCGGGCGGCATCGGCATCACCCCGGTCCTGCCGATGGTGCGGCAGGCCGAGCGGGCGGGGGTGCCGTGGCGGCTGCTGTACTGCGGGCGGTCACGAGCCTCGATGCCGTTCCTGGCGGAGCTCAAGGAGCTGGCGGGGGCCGACGGCGACCGGCTGACGGTGGTCGCCGAGGACGAGGACGGACGGCCCGATCTGGCGGCGGCGCTCGCCGGTGCGCCCCCACAGGCGGCCGTCTACTGCTGTGGCCCCGAGCCCCTGATGGACGCGGTCGCGGCCCTCCTGCCGGCCGTGACCGAGGGACTGACCCTGCACACCGAACGGTTCACGGCGGCCGCCCCCTCCCCCGCGGGCGGGAACGCGCCGTTCGAGGTCGAGCTGCACCGCACCGGCCGTACGGTCGCGGTGCCCGCGGACACCAGTGTGCTGCGGGCCATCCGCGACCAGGCGCTGCCCGATCTGCCGTACTCCTGCGAGCGGGGATTCTGCGGCACCTGCCAACAGCGGGTGCTGTCCGGAGAGGTGGACCACCGCGATGACCTGCTGACGGACACCGAGCGCAACGACTCGCTGCTGATCTGTGTCTCCCGGGCGCGCGGTGGACGTCTTGTGCTCGATCTGTGA